Proteins encoded together in one Qingshengfaniella alkalisoli window:
- a CDS encoding CoA-binding protein, whose amino-acid sequence MDETDRQIETILRRTKVIALVGASAKPERPSHYVGEFLRSKGYRVIGINPGLAGQELYGEIVYASLSDIPASIPVDMVDIFRRSEQVGPVVDEALEVLPGLHTIWMQIGVTNEEAAERAQAKGIDVVQNRCPKAEYPRLIG is encoded by the coding sequence ATGGACGAAACCGACCGGCAAATCGAAACTATTCTGCGTCGCACGAAAGTCATTGCCTTGGTGGGCGCGTCAGCGAAACCGGAACGCCCGAGCCACTATGTCGGGGAATTCCTGCGGTCCAAAGGCTATCGTGTGATCGGCATCAATCCCGGGCTTGCGGGGCAGGAGCTTTATGGCGAGATCGTCTATGCGAGTCTGTCCGATATTCCCGCCAGCATCCCGGTCGACATGGTCGATATCTTTCGGCGATCCGAGCAGGTCGGGCCTGTCGTGGACGAGGCGTTGGAGGTGCTGCCGGGCCTGCACACCATCTGGATGCAGATCGGCGTCACCAATGAAGAAGCTGCTGAACGCGCGCAGGCCAAGGGAATCGATGTCGTCCAGAACCGTTGCCCGAAGGCGGAATACCCGCGGCTGATCGGTTAG
- a CDS encoding phosphoribosyl-ATP diphosphatase, translating into MNILADLAQTIDARKGANPDSSWTAKLLSRGPEKCAEKFGEEAIEAIIACTKGDRDELVYECADTLYHMLVMLAARDVPFDEVLAELKRRSGISGIEEKAAR; encoded by the coding sequence ATGAATATTCTCGCTGACCTCGCCCAGACGATCGACGCCCGCAAAGGCGCGAACCCCGACAGTTCATGGACCGCAAAACTATTGTCGCGCGGCCCGGAGAAATGCGCCGAGAAGTTCGGAGAAGAAGCCATCGAGGCCATCATCGCCTGCACCAAGGGTGATCGCGACGAGCTGGTCTATGAATGCGCCGACACGCTCTACCACATGCTCGTGATGCTTGCCGCGCGGGATGTGCCGTTCGACGAGGTTCTCGCCGAACTCAAGCGCCGCAGCGGAATTTCCGGGATCGAAGAAAAAGCCGCCCGCTAA
- the hisF gene encoding imidazole glycerol phosphate synthase subunit HisF translates to MLKTRIIPCLDVKDGRVVKGVNFVDLIDAGDPVEAAKAYDAAGADELCFLDINATHENRGTMYDLARRTAEHCFMPLTIGGGVRTADDVRNLLLAGADKVSFNSAAVADPDVVARAADRFGSQCIVVAIDAKTVESGRWEIFTHGGRKPTGIDAVEFARTVTKKGAGEILLTSMDRDGTRAGFNIPLTRAITDAVSVPVIASGGVGSLDHLVEGVKEGHASAVLAASIFHFGDHTIGEAKQHMANAGIPMRME, encoded by the coding sequence ATGCTCAAGACCCGCATCATCCCCTGTCTGGACGTCAAGGACGGACGCGTCGTCAAGGGCGTGAACTTCGTCGATCTGATCGACGCAGGCGACCCGGTCGAGGCAGCCAAGGCCTATGATGCCGCAGGTGCAGATGAACTTTGTTTTCTGGATATCAACGCCACGCATGAAAATCGCGGCACGATGTACGATCTGGCCCGGCGCACCGCGGAACACTGCTTCATGCCCCTGACAATCGGCGGGGGCGTGCGGACCGCCGATGACGTGCGCAACCTGCTGCTGGCGGGTGCCGACAAGGTCAGCTTCAACTCCGCCGCCGTAGCCGATCCCGACGTGGTGGCACGCGCCGCAGACCGCTTCGGCAGCCAGTGCATCGTCGTCGCCATCGACGCGAAGACCGTGGAGTCCGGTCGCTGGGAAATCTTCACCCATGGCGGCCGGAAACCGACCGGTATCGACGCGGTGGAATTTGCCCGCACGGTCACGAAAAAGGGCGCAGGCGAGATATTACTGACCTCGATGGACCGCGACGGGACGCGCGCGGGGTTCAACATCCCACTGACCCGCGCAATCACGGATGCCGTGTCCGTTCCCGTCATCGCATCGGGTGGCGTGGGCAGTCTGGACCATCTCGTCGAAGGGGTAAAAGAGGGCCACGCAAGCGCCGTGCTCGCCGCGTCCATCTTCCACTTCGGCGACCACACGATCGGTGAAGCCAAGCAGCACATGGCCAATGCCGGAATCCCGATGAGGATGGAATGA
- the hisA gene encoding 1-(5-phosphoribosyl)-5-[(5-phosphoribosylamino)methylideneamino]imidazole-4-carboxamide isomerase yields the protein MILYPAIDLKDGNCVRLLKGEMDKATVFNDDPAAQARAFQDAGCEWLHLVDLNGAFEGQPVNGGAVERILDATDIPAQLGGGIRDMATIETWLKKGIRRVILGTVAVENPDLVVEAAKAFPGQVAVGLDARNGKIATRGWAEETHYLVTDLAQKFEDAGIAAIIYTDIERDGAMGGPNISATAALANAVNVPVIASGGVSSLDDLIALRDCDAPLNGAISGRAIYDGALDLAEALKVLR from the coding sequence ATGATCCTATACCCCGCGATCGATTTGAAAGACGGCAATTGCGTTCGGCTCCTGAAGGGTGAGATGGACAAGGCCACGGTCTTCAACGACGACCCCGCCGCACAGGCGCGCGCGTTTCAGGATGCGGGCTGCGAATGGCTGCACCTGGTCGATCTGAACGGCGCATTCGAAGGCCAGCCGGTCAATGGTGGCGCGGTCGAACGCATTCTGGATGCCACCGATATCCCTGCCCAGCTTGGCGGCGGTATCCGCGACATGGCCACTATCGAGACCTGGCTCAAGAAAGGCATCCGCCGCGTGATCCTCGGCACCGTCGCCGTCGAAAACCCCGATCTGGTGGTTGAGGCCGCCAAAGCCTTCCCCGGACAGGTTGCCGTGGGTCTCGATGCCCGCAATGGCAAGATTGCAACACGGGGCTGGGCCGAGGAAACGCATTACCTCGTGACCGACCTTGCGCAGAAGTTCGAGGATGCGGGCATTGCCGCGATCATCTACACCGACATCGAACGCGACGGCGCGATGGGTGGCCCCAACATCAGCGCCACGGCGGCACTGGCCAACGCGGTGAACGTCCCCGTCATCGCATCGGGGGGCGTCAGCAGCCTCGATGACCTGATCGCGCTGCGCGACTGCGACGCCCCGTTGAACGGGGCGATTTCCGGTCGCGCGATCTATGACGGCGCGCTGGATCTGGCCGAGGCGCTGAAGGTCCTGCGCTGA